From Nicotiana tabacum cultivar K326 chromosome 22, ASM71507v2, whole genome shotgun sequence, one genomic window encodes:
- the LOC107804800 gene encoding uncharacterized protein LOC107804800, translating into MIVGRDPGVRTLPPAVWKEFSEAFLRHYLPVEIRRARADKFLNLRQGNMSVREYSMQFDSLARYAPHIVAEMSDRVHMFVNGLGPHLINECTTTSLVEGMDISRIQAYAQTLEDRKRQQREVREQDRGQHKRARFAGYSDDFRGRIRPQFSRSSAPPVASAPPQFQRPRYDRSYSGPGQSSRASGSQHHRDTSQMRPPTPHCDQCGKAHFGLCRRGSDACYSCGQPGHMMRDCPNRGGDGMAKPTGSVSGSSSSVRPPARGFQQSTGHGRGRGAVPSSSGAQNRTYALVGRQDLESSPDVVTGPDRQAGAAPPPQ; encoded by the exons atgatagttgggagagatccaggggtccgaaccctccctccagctgtgtggaaggaattttctgaggcctttcttcgtcactacttgccagttgagatacgacgagctagagctgataagttcttgaaccttagacaaggtaatatgagtgtgcgagagtacagtatgcagtttgattctttggcaaggtatgctccccatatagtggccgagatgagtgatagggtgcatatgttcgtgaatgggttgggaccacatctaataaatgagtgtacgacaacctccttggtggagggcatggatatttcccgtattcaagcttatgcccagaccctagaggatcgtaagcgccaacaGAGGgaagttagggagcaggatagaggccagcataagagggcgagatttgcagggtattctgatgacttcagaggccgcatcaggccacagttttcgaggagttcggcgccacctgtagctagtgctcctccacagtttcagaggcctcgatatgatcgatcctattctggtccaggtcagagttcgcgggcatctggctcgcaacatcacagggatactagtcagatgagacccccaacaccacattgtgatcagtgcggcaaggcccactttggactgtgtcgtcgaggttctgatgcatgctattcgtgcgggcagcctggccatatgatgcgagattgtcctaatagaggaggtgatggtatggctaagccgactggatctgtatctggttcttcctcatcagttcgacctccagcacggggttttcagcagtcgacaggtcatggtaggggtagaggtgcagtgccgagttcgagtggtgctcaaaatcgaacctatgctctagtaggtcgacaggatctcgagtcatctccagatgttgttacag gtcctgatagacaggcaggtgcagctcccccaccacagtag